From Gemmatimonas sp., one genomic window encodes:
- a CDS encoding AMP-dependent synthetase/ligase → MSLTSANNVGIMAETPLAFRFLARCDRFPDAVAFAVYPTGARVPSRMLTWGAWRDASLACAARLLDFGIEPGDRVAILAGNGLLWPVVDVALQLCRAVGVGLYPTSAPAQIVALLRDSGARLLFTDSEAHAADIRAASEPAVADIAIVVDGARGGEVTSFATWCDAGAHLLREGSASTLLEARIASIVPDDLAALIYTSGSTGEPKGACITHRYLAASAASIAEVLGIDGDDRSVSFLPYSHAAERIFGQSTRMLSGMSAALVEDPTDVFPVCAHFRATVFGGLPRLFERLYEATEIARANGTDPRDAIAARLGPDVRLATSGGAALPQRVAETLDALGLPILGAYGQTEHLCIAMNRVDAIRFDTVGTPMPGTTVRIADDGELLVRRSALTFSGYWNKPEDTTAAFTDDGLWLRTGDRAALEADGSLRITGRVKEIIALSTGRKIAPVPIEAALTDSPFIAHAVCHGEGRKFPVALLALRRDMVTAWATSAQLSLPWTELVQHAALRAMVQEQVDRVNATLARTDRIQSFTITDAEFSVAGGELTPTLKLVRRVIDARFAPAFDALYAAAARPTGHT, encoded by the coding sequence ATGTCGCTCACTTCCGCCAATAACGTGGGCATCATGGCCGAGACGCCCCTGGCGTTTCGCTTCCTGGCGCGCTGCGACCGGTTTCCCGACGCCGTGGCGTTTGCGGTGTATCCGACCGGCGCGCGCGTGCCGAGTCGGATGCTGACGTGGGGCGCGTGGCGCGATGCGTCCCTGGCCTGTGCGGCGCGTCTCCTCGACTTCGGCATCGAGCCCGGCGACCGCGTCGCGATACTGGCAGGCAACGGATTGCTGTGGCCGGTGGTCGATGTCGCCCTACAGCTGTGCCGTGCCGTCGGCGTCGGCCTCTATCCCACCAGTGCGCCGGCACAGATCGTTGCGCTGCTGCGTGACAGTGGCGCGCGTCTGCTGTTTACCGACAGTGAAGCCCACGCGGCGGATATTCGCGCGGCCAGCGAGCCGGCCGTGGCGGATATCGCCATCGTCGTCGACGGAGCTCGTGGTGGCGAGGTCACGAGCTTCGCGACGTGGTGTGACGCGGGCGCGCATCTGCTGCGCGAGGGGAGCGCGAGCACGCTGCTGGAGGCGCGTATTGCCTCCATCGTGCCGGACGATCTTGCGGCGTTGATCTATACCTCGGGGTCCACCGGGGAACCGAAGGGCGCCTGCATTACGCATCGGTATCTGGCAGCATCCGCGGCCTCGATTGCGGAGGTATTGGGCATTGATGGCGACGATCGCTCGGTGTCGTTTCTGCCCTATTCGCACGCCGCCGAGCGCATCTTCGGGCAGTCCACGCGGATGCTGTCGGGGATGTCGGCGGCACTGGTGGAAGATCCCACGGATGTCTTTCCCGTATGCGCGCATTTCCGCGCCACGGTATTCGGCGGGTTGCCGCGTCTGTTCGAGCGATTGTACGAGGCCACAGAGATTGCGCGCGCCAACGGCACCGATCCCCGCGACGCGATCGCCGCGCGCCTTGGCCCCGATGTCCGGCTCGCCACTTCGGGTGGGGCGGCGCTGCCGCAGCGCGTGGCGGAGACGCTCGATGCCTTGGGCTTGCCGATTCTTGGCGCGTACGGACAGACCGAGCATCTGTGCATCGCGATGAACCGCGTCGATGCGATCCGGTTCGACACGGTCGGCACGCCGATGCCGGGAACGACGGTCCGCATTGCCGACGACGGTGAACTATTGGTACGCCGCAGCGCGCTCACGTTTAGTGGATACTGGAACAAGCCAGAAGACACCACGGCGGCATTCACGGATGACGGACTCTGGTTGCGGACTGGCGATCGGGCGGCGCTCGAAGCCGATGGCTCGTTGCGCATCACGGGCCGCGTGAAAGAGATCATTGCGCTGTCGACCGGTCGCAAGATCGCGCCAGTGCCGATCGAAGCCGCACTGACGGACTCCCCGTTCATCGCGCATGCCGTGTGCCATGGAGAAGGCCGAAAGTTCCCGGTGGCGCTGCTGGCGCTCCGGCGTGACATGGTCACCGCCTGGGCTACCTCAGCGCAGCTCTCGTTGCCCTGGACTGAATTGGTGCAACATGCGGCGCTGCGCGCGATGGTGCAGGAGCAGGTGGATCGCGTAAATGCCACGCTGGCGCGTACCGATCGCATTCAATCGTTCACGATCACCGACGCTGAGTTCTCGGTGGCCGGCGGCGAGCTGACGCCGACGCTGAAACTGGTACGCCGCGTGATCGATGCGCGATTCGCACCGGCGTTCGATGCACTGTACGCGGCCGCCGCCCGACCCACGGGGCACACATGA
- a CDS encoding TonB-dependent receptor — MSSFVHWAACHGRALRQLLVALPLLASPAVAAAQAGSISGLVSDSAKAPLPGAQVTVVGTRFSSTSGMDGRYRVVGVPAGTYSLRVQRIGALARTFDNITVAVDRDTKVDITLAASALQLGGYVVSASRRVEKITDAPATVTRIDADQLRNTVGNSFTSVLKDVKGVDFFQTGVAAAGINARGFNSAFNNRMLQMEDNRVAVLPENGLPVGVFTTIPKIDIAGVEVLIGPGAALYGPDASNGVVTLLSKDPKQYKGLTVETSMGSNGGSVSKTFEKDPGHVSFSDLQVRYANVYGKVGFKVTGEALYANDWQNTNNYAPVAPRTTPSPEINPDWSTSYRRASGALVYYFDQGGRLEYQAGASNSNGIGVTSAGRNQLKNWGYWNQQVRYTSDHWFAQAYATRSTSGQTFALNGYSTNRLAARFNGISDDSVRRASAFPADGHIYAGEIQYNTTVPRLFNTRIVAGSQVRRDVVSSKQVWLTDALTKEDIQLNQVGVYAQTETPVNQYAKLVFGARYDNPEFYDPQFSPKAALLLSPNENSTFRFTFNRAFKSPSILQTSFYFRDFNPSVGVFGNKDGTTIKNAAGTTLRTFAPVVPEVNNTIELGYKGVIKDRLYIDVAGYVARYKSFLSPLVVVANPFAGTFAYNTATNTKYTNAAGAEQIALTYYNLGEATLTGIDAGWRFVVNSKVNTTGTFSVLKLDSIIQKVGDPPEATSLNSPTMKATVGMDGKDGPFQTFGGFTMRFVKDYKFLSGVHNGRIPGLLNLDINMGKRLTPNMVLNVSVQNLFTCTSGVTTAPAFLRADQIAPYQRGWGCGLGRKHIELLNMPALGAMTFIGLRFDR, encoded by the coding sequence ATGTCGTCATTCGTTCATTGGGCCGCCTGTCATGGGCGTGCGCTCAGGCAATTACTTGTGGCGCTGCCGTTGCTGGCGTCGCCCGCCGTCGCGGCGGCGCAGGCCGGCAGCATCTCCGGTCTCGTGTCCGACAGCGCGAAAGCGCCGCTGCCCGGCGCGCAGGTTACCGTGGTCGGAACCCGCTTCTCGAGCACCTCCGGCATGGATGGTCGCTATCGTGTGGTCGGCGTCCCGGCCGGTACGTACTCACTGCGGGTGCAGCGGATCGGCGCGCTCGCCCGCACGTTCGACAACATCACCGTCGCGGTCGACCGTGACACCAAGGTCGATATCACGCTCGCGGCTTCGGCGCTGCAGCTGGGCGGCTACGTCGTGTCGGCGTCGCGTCGCGTGGAGAAGATCACGGATGCGCCGGCCACCGTCACGCGTATCGATGCCGATCAGCTGCGCAATACGGTCGGCAACTCGTTCACGTCGGTGCTGAAGGACGTGAAGGGCGTCGACTTCTTCCAGACGGGCGTCGCTGCGGCGGGCATCAACGCCCGCGGCTTCAACAGCGCGTTCAACAACCGCATGCTGCAGATGGAGGACAACCGCGTCGCGGTGCTTCCGGAAAACGGCTTGCCAGTGGGAGTGTTCACGACCATCCCGAAGATCGACATCGCCGGTGTGGAAGTGCTCATCGGCCCGGGCGCAGCCCTGTATGGCCCGGACGCGTCGAACGGTGTGGTGACGCTGCTGAGTAAGGACCCGAAGCAATACAAGGGCCTCACGGTCGAGACGTCGATGGGCAGCAATGGCGGCTCGGTGTCGAAGACGTTCGAGAAGGATCCGGGACACGTGAGCTTCTCGGATCTCCAGGTCCGCTACGCCAATGTCTACGGCAAGGTCGGCTTCAAGGTCACCGGCGAAGCGCTCTACGCGAACGATTGGCAGAACACGAACAACTACGCGCCGGTCGCGCCGCGCACGACGCCGTCACCGGAAATCAATCCCGATTGGAGCACCAGCTATCGCCGCGCGAGCGGAGCGTTGGTGTACTACTTCGATCAGGGTGGACGCCTCGAGTACCAGGCCGGCGCGAGCAACAGCAACGGCATCGGCGTGACCAGCGCTGGTCGGAACCAGCTCAAGAACTGGGGCTACTGGAATCAGCAGGTGCGCTACACGTCCGATCATTGGTTCGCACAGGCGTACGCCACGCGCTCCACGTCGGGACAGACGTTCGCGCTAAATGGATACTCGACGAATCGGCTCGCCGCGCGCTTCAATGGCATCAGCGACGACTCCGTGCGGCGCGCCTCGGCGTTCCCGGCGGATGGACACATCTATGCCGGTGAAATCCAGTACAACACGACAGTACCACGGCTGTTCAACACCCGCATCGTGGCCGGCTCGCAGGTGCGCCGTGACGTGGTGAGCTCGAAACAGGTGTGGCTCACGGACGCGCTCACGAAGGAAGACATCCAGCTCAATCAGGTGGGCGTGTACGCGCAGACCGAGACTCCGGTGAACCAATACGCGAAACTCGTGTTTGGGGCGCGCTACGACAATCCGGAGTTCTACGATCCCCAGTTCAGCCCGAAAGCGGCGCTGCTGCTCTCGCCGAATGAGAACAGCACGTTCCGCTTCACCTTCAATCGCGCCTTCAAGTCGCCGTCGATTCTGCAGACGAGCTTCTACTTCCGTGATTTCAACCCGAGTGTCGGGGTGTTCGGCAACAAGGACGGTACCACGATCAAGAACGCTGCGGGCACCACGCTTCGCACCTTTGCGCCGGTCGTCCCCGAGGTGAACAACACGATCGAACTTGGCTACAAGGGCGTGATCAAGGACCGTCTGTACATCGACGTGGCCGGTTACGTGGCGCGCTACAAGTCGTTCCTCAGCCCGCTGGTCGTGGTCGCCAATCCGTTCGCAGGGACGTTCGCGTACAACACCGCGACGAACACGAAGTACACCAATGCCGCCGGCGCCGAACAAATCGCGCTCACGTACTACAACCTCGGTGAAGCCACGCTGACGGGCATCGATGCGGGCTGGCGCTTTGTCGTGAACAGCAAGGTCAACACGACTGGCACGTTCAGCGTGCTCAAGCTCGACTCGATCATCCAGAAGGTCGGTGACCCGCCGGAAGCGACGTCGCTCAACAGCCCGACGATGAAGGCGACCGTCGGCATGGATGGCAAGGACGGCCCGTTCCAGACCTTCGGCGGATTCACGATGCGCTTCGTGAAGGACTACAAGTTTCTCTCAGGCGTGCACAACGGTCGCATTCCGGGCCTGCTGAATCTCGACATCAACATGGGCAAGCGTCTCACGCCGAACATGGTGTTGAACGTGTCGGTGCAGAATCTCTTCACCTGCACGAGCGGCGTGACGACGGCGCCGGCATTTCTGCGAGCAGATCAGATTGCACCCTACCAGCGTGGATGGGGATGTGGTTTGGGCCGTAAGCATATCGAGCTGCTCAACATGCCGGCCCTTGGAGCGATGACGTTCATCGGCCTCCGGTTCGACCGCTAA
- a CDS encoding PHB depolymerase family esterase, translated as MIDESSALAPLASGVVSGEYDGPEGRRPWRLFVPAGDATTPRAMLVMLHGCTQDAADIARGTRFDEEAQAGNFLVLYPEQTVAGNPRRCWNWFDAAHQSRGSGEPAILAAMIAKVGAEYHADPHRVHLAGVSAGAGMSVLLAVAYPERFASLTSASGIGWRAASDVAGAIAVMQKGAGDGLPSGAAMRAAMGANAWALPVLVVHGGKDAVVSVRNADETARQFAALHDLVRGEAGQAPLVGAEMPPRVEHGYTVQERHWNDAGGRVAVTLVRVDELGHAWSGGSPSGTFTDSAGPKASQLIATFIAQHARPAVR; from the coding sequence ATGATCGATGAGTCCAGTGCGCTGGCTCCGCTCGCGAGCGGCGTGGTGTCGGGGGAGTACGATGGTCCCGAAGGTCGTCGACCTTGGCGACTTTTTGTGCCGGCGGGCGATGCCACGACGCCGAGGGCGATGCTGGTCATGCTGCACGGTTGCACGCAGGATGCGGCGGACATCGCACGTGGGACGCGGTTCGATGAAGAAGCGCAGGCGGGCAACTTCCTCGTGTTGTACCCGGAGCAGACCGTCGCCGGCAATCCGCGACGCTGCTGGAACTGGTTCGACGCGGCGCACCAGTCACGGGGCAGTGGCGAGCCGGCGATTCTTGCGGCCATGATCGCGAAAGTGGGCGCGGAGTACCACGCTGATCCGCACCGCGTGCATCTGGCCGGTGTGTCGGCCGGTGCGGGCATGTCGGTACTGCTGGCGGTGGCGTATCCCGAGCGGTTCGCGTCGCTCACGTCGGCGTCGGGGATCGGTTGGCGCGCCGCTAGCGATGTCGCGGGGGCGATCGCGGTGATGCAGAAGGGTGCGGGCGACGGCCTTCCCTCGGGCGCTGCGATGCGCGCCGCGATGGGAGCGAATGCCTGGGCGTTGCCGGTGCTCGTCGTGCACGGTGGCAAGGATGCCGTGGTCAGCGTGCGAAACGCAGACGAGACGGCGCGACAGTTCGCCGCGCTGCACGACCTCGTGCGCGGCGAAGCAGGACAAGCGCCCCTCGTCGGCGCCGAGATGCCGCCACGGGTCGAGCATGGGTATACAGTGCAGGAACGTCACTGGAATGACGCCGGCGGTCGCGTAGCCGTGACGCTCGTGCGCGTCGATGAGCTGGGGCACGCATGGTCCGGTGGCTCGCCATCCGGTACTTTCACCGATAGTGCCGGTCCCAAGGCAAGTCAGCTCATCGCAACGTTCATTGCGCAGCATGCGCGTCCAGCTGTTCGCTAG
- a CDS encoding class I adenylate-forming enzyme family protein translates to MTYPQLPDLFDPIAWWSMVDGTRTAIIDSASGSRYSYRDVDRDADQWHTVLARQGVQAGDRVAILAQNRYDFVPLFFGCIRLGAILVPLNWRLSAVELGRVVTDADPSLIVGEAASRALLEEACAQLDGIPTPRVLDLDHDVPALQRAAADDVTPVSPARGHDDTTMLLYTSGTTGVPKGVMLPHRQLLWNAMATTIGWRLGADDVGPAATPFFHTGGWHVFTTTLLSRGGAIVLMGAFEPAEYINVLDRFGVTVTFGVPTQFAMLRDCSNWGRPLPKLRWFFSGGAPCPQGIKDMVRAAGYGFREGYGLTECGPNCFATNDRTAFEKDGSTGWPIPFLQMRLRADDGSLAGDDEIGELELRGPQMFSGYFRAPEKTAEVMTDDGWLRTGDLASRDAEGVHRIRGRRKEMFISGGENVFPGEVEAALLDCPGVLEATVIGVPDARWGEVGCALIVRRDPALDAGKVTRDARLRLAGYKVPKRIVFVDAIPRLGSGKIDRRATAALIPDA, encoded by the coding sequence ATGACGTATCCGCAGCTGCCCGACCTGTTCGATCCCATCGCCTGGTGGTCCATGGTGGATGGAACGCGCACGGCCATTATCGACTCGGCCTCCGGGAGCCGCTACAGCTATCGCGATGTCGATCGCGATGCCGATCAATGGCACACCGTCCTGGCGCGTCAGGGCGTACAGGCCGGCGACCGTGTCGCAATCCTCGCGCAGAATCGGTACGACTTTGTCCCGCTCTTCTTCGGCTGCATCCGGCTTGGCGCGATTCTGGTGCCGCTCAACTGGCGGCTGTCGGCCGTCGAACTGGGTCGCGTCGTTACAGACGCCGACCCGTCGCTGATCGTCGGCGAAGCCGCTTCACGCGCGCTGCTCGAAGAGGCGTGCGCGCAGCTCGACGGCATCCCGACGCCTCGTGTGCTCGACCTGGATCACGACGTGCCGGCGTTGCAGCGCGCCGCCGCCGACGATGTCACGCCGGTGTCGCCCGCGCGCGGTCACGACGACACCACGATGCTGCTGTATACCTCGGGCACCACCGGAGTTCCCAAGGGAGTGATGCTGCCGCATCGTCAGCTGCTCTGGAATGCGATGGCCACCACGATCGGGTGGAGACTGGGCGCCGATGATGTCGGTCCCGCCGCCACGCCATTCTTTCACACCGGTGGATGGCACGTGTTCACGACCACGCTGCTTTCACGCGGCGGTGCCATCGTGCTCATGGGAGCGTTCGAGCCTGCGGAGTATATCAACGTGCTCGATCGCTTCGGGGTCACCGTCACGTTCGGTGTCCCCACCCAGTTCGCGATGTTGCGCGATTGCTCGAACTGGGGTCGGCCGCTCCCGAAGTTGCGATGGTTCTTCTCCGGCGGTGCCCCCTGCCCACAGGGCATCAAGGACATGGTGCGCGCCGCAGGATACGGATTCCGCGAGGGCTACGGTCTCACCGAGTGCGGGCCGAACTGCTTCGCCACCAACGATCGTACCGCGTTCGAAAAGGATGGCTCGACCGGCTGGCCCATACCGTTCCTGCAGATGCGGCTGCGGGCCGACGACGGTTCACTCGCCGGCGATGACGAAATCGGAGAACTGGAACTGCGCGGGCCGCAGATGTTCAGCGGGTACTTCCGAGCACCCGAGAAGACGGCGGAGGTGATGACCGACGACGGGTGGTTGCGCACCGGTGATCTTGCCAGCCGCGATGCCGAGGGCGTCCATCGTATCCGCGGTCGTCGCAAGGAGATGTTCATCTCCGGCGGCGAGAACGTCTTCCCGGGGGAAGTGGAGGCCGCGCTGCTCGACTGCCCCGGTGTGCTCGAAGCCACCGTGATCGGAGTGCCCGACGCGCGCTGGGGCGAAGTGGGGTGCGCGCTGATCGTGCGCCGCGATCCCGCGCTCGATGCGGGCAAGGTGACGCGCGACGCGCGCCTGAGGCTGGCCGGCTACAAGGTGCCAAAGCGCATCGTGTTCGTGGACGCGATCCCGCGACTTGGCTCAGGGAAGATCGACCGACGGGCCACGGCAGCGCTCATTCCCGATGCCTGA